From one Streptomyces sp. R41 genomic stretch:
- a CDS encoding APC family permease translates to MSQAPSTPKPRPEPDAPDLSEGWSEQRSRLRRDLRRLDVLFFLICTLVGLDTIGSVAAQGPQGLTWMAILALVFFLPYGLLVAELGSAFPVQGGPYVWTRLAFGRLTAGVNQLLYWISNPVWVGGSLCIIALTTWEEFFTPLPGGWKYAAGLAFIWGGALAVVQSVRIGKWVPIAGAVARIVLLGFFLVSVVVYAAQHGIHALPAGDFAPTYAGFVALVPVLIFNYVGFELPSSAAEEMKNPRRDIPLSILRSGLAALVLYGGPILGILFVLPGDRIGSLGGFIDACKAVFTVYGGSIASDGTVTLTGAGAVFGGIAAAGLIIGLLTSGVTWAMGAHRAQAVACADGAGPAWLGHISEKHGTPVRVNLLSAVLASLLFVVALNLTGGDGEKYFAAGLGLTICTTFISYVVTFPSLAVLRRKYPSVPRPYSVPGGRFGVRLVSALATVFVAFTVVVLIWPGFGVGWFGTAGSAADSLPESFAGQRLQYTLSQVVPLALFVGIGLAFYAAGGRTRREKG, encoded by the coding sequence GTGAGCCAAGCACCGAGCACCCCGAAGCCCCGGCCCGAGCCCGATGCCCCCGACCTCTCCGAGGGCTGGAGCGAGCAGCGTTCCCGGCTGCGCAGGGATCTGCGCCGGCTCGATGTGCTGTTCTTCCTGATCTGCACCCTCGTCGGCCTCGACACGATCGGCTCGGTCGCGGCCCAAGGCCCGCAGGGGCTGACCTGGATGGCGATCCTCGCCCTGGTCTTCTTCCTGCCGTACGGCCTGCTGGTCGCCGAACTCGGCTCCGCCTTCCCGGTCCAGGGCGGCCCGTACGTCTGGACGCGGCTCGCCTTCGGACGGCTGACGGCCGGTGTGAACCAGCTCCTGTACTGGATCTCCAACCCGGTCTGGGTCGGCGGGAGTCTGTGCATCATCGCGCTGACGACCTGGGAGGAGTTCTTCACCCCGCTGCCGGGCGGGTGGAAGTACGCGGCCGGGCTGGCGTTCATCTGGGGCGGGGCGCTCGCGGTCGTCCAGTCGGTGCGGATCGGCAAGTGGGTGCCGATCGCCGGAGCCGTGGCCAGGATCGTGCTGCTCGGCTTCTTCCTCGTCTCGGTCGTCGTGTACGCGGCCCAGCACGGCATCCACGCACTGCCGGCCGGCGACTTCGCGCCCACGTACGCGGGCTTCGTCGCACTCGTCCCCGTCCTGATCTTCAACTACGTCGGCTTCGAACTGCCCAGCTCGGCGGCGGAGGAGATGAAGAACCCGCGGCGCGACATACCGCTGTCCATCCTGCGCTCGGGACTCGCCGCACTCGTGCTCTACGGCGGACCCATCCTCGGCATCCTCTTCGTGCTGCCGGGCGACCGGATCGGCAGCCTCGGCGGATTCATCGACGCCTGCAAGGCCGTGTTCACCGTCTACGGAGGATCGATCGCCTCGGACGGCACCGTCACGCTCACCGGGGCCGGAGCCGTCTTCGGCGGCATCGCGGCGGCCGGGCTCATCATCGGTCTGCTCACGTCGGGCGTCACCTGGGCCATGGGCGCCCACCGCGCCCAGGCGGTGGCCTGCGCGGACGGCGCGGGCCCGGCCTGGCTCGGGCACATCTCCGAGAAGCACGGCACCCCGGTCCGGGTGAACCTGCTCTCCGCCGTCCTCGCTTCCCTGCTCTTCGTGGTCGCCCTCAACCTCACCGGCGGAGACGGCGAGAAGTACTTCGCGGCGGGCCTCGGCCTGACCATCTGCACCACCTTCATCTCGTACGTCGTCACCTTCCCGAGCCTCGCGGTGCTGCGCCGGAAGTACCCGTCCGTGCCTCGGCCCTACTCCGTGCCGGGCGGTCGCTTCGGGGTCCGGCTCGTGAGCGCGCTGGCCACGGTGTTCGTCGCCTTCACCGTGGTGGTGCTGATCTGGCCCGGCTTCGGCGTCGGCTGGTTCGGCACGGCGGGCAGCGCCGCGGACTCCTTGCCGGAGTCCTTCGCCGGGCAGCGGCTGCAGTACACGCTCAGCCAAGTGGTGCCGCTGGCGCTGTTCGTGGGCATCGGGCTCGCCTTCTACGCGGCGGGCGGGCGAACCCGCCGCGAAAAGGGCTGA
- a CDS encoding SIMPL domain-containing protein yields MPALRASTALAVTLLALTLPQAATAPAFALPARPGLSAQPSPSTVTVTGEGSATAAPDLALISAGVDVTAKTSKEALAAQNAASNALLDAVRAQGVEERDIRTESLSLSPVYEDQNGASTLTGYEAAQSFSVKVRDMGTTGAVLQAITDATGNAGRIRSVAFDIADPAPLHARAREAAHDDAHTKASQYARLSGHRLGRLVSLTEVGGSDSRPVPVAAAAFDQTGTGVPVATGEIRDTITVTAVYELN; encoded by the coding sequence ATGCCCGCCCTCCGCGCGTCCACCGCACTCGCCGTGACCCTCCTCGCCCTCACCCTTCCGCAGGCCGCGACAGCACCCGCCTTCGCACTGCCCGCCCGCCCTGGACTCAGCGCCCAGCCCAGCCCCTCGACCGTCACCGTCACCGGCGAGGGCAGCGCCACCGCCGCGCCGGACCTCGCGCTCATCAGCGCGGGCGTCGACGTCACCGCGAAGACGTCGAAGGAAGCGCTCGCCGCACAGAACGCGGCGTCGAACGCTCTGCTGGACGCCGTACGCGCGCAAGGCGTCGAGGAACGGGACATCCGTACCGAGAGCCTCTCGCTCTCCCCGGTCTACGAGGACCAGAACGGCGCCTCCACGCTGACGGGTTACGAGGCGGCGCAGTCGTTCTCGGTGAAGGTCCGCGACATGGGTACGACCGGTGCGGTGCTGCAGGCCATCACCGACGCGACCGGCAACGCGGGCCGCATCCGCTCCGTCGCCTTCGACATCGCCGACCCCGCCCCGCTGCACGCCCGCGCCCGCGAGGCCGCGCACGACGACGCCCACACGAAGGCATCCCAGTACGCCCGCCTCAGCGGCCACCGCCTCGGCCGACTCGTCTCGCTCACCGAGGTCGGCGGCAGCGACTCCCGCCCGGTGCCGGTGGCGGCGGCCGCCTTCGACCAGACAGGGACGGGCGTCCCGGTCGCCACCGGCGAGATCCGGGACACGATCACGGTTACGGCGGTGTATGAGCTGAACTGA
- a CDS encoding 5-guanidino-2-oxopentanoate decarboxylase produces MGDAVTGGEALVRALCGHAVTQVFGIPGTHNLEIYRHLSAYGIRHVLPRHEQGAGYAADGYARVTQRAGVVITTTGPALLNAAAAVGQAYSDSVPLLVVSPGMPLRHPRLATGLLHEMRSQTEALRGVAAFSHRVSSVTEIDAAVARAFTLFRTRRPRPVHIEVPLDLLEAVEETGPVRITPRVAPLAPDIEAVRKAAEVLSRAHRPALVLGGGARGTTASCLALAEELGAPVVTTANGKGIVPETHPLSLGVSLHSPSVQRWLAERDAVLAVGTELAESDLWSRPPALNGTLIRVDLDPDQMYTGLPADVAVVGDSRVSLEALLSEVRGHARVEDVVGPVSDLRAARDAETAERDARWIPYLRAIRSVLSDDAVITSDSSQCCYYGALPHLPLGPEGHYLHPTGFGTLGYALPAAIGAKVARPDRQVMALGGDGGLQFTVQELATAAQLRLPLPVVVFDNGGYGEIRDEMAARGDSPTAVDLAPVDLPALARAYGGQGTRARGADELAAALTEALRTPGPTLIAIPEETP; encoded by the coding sequence ATGGGCGACGCGGTCACCGGTGGCGAGGCACTCGTCCGCGCCCTGTGCGGACACGCCGTGACCCAGGTCTTCGGCATCCCCGGAACCCACAACCTGGAGATCTACCGTCATCTGTCCGCGTACGGCATCCGGCATGTCCTGCCGCGCCACGAACAGGGGGCCGGGTACGCCGCCGATGGCTACGCGCGCGTGACGCAGCGCGCCGGAGTGGTGATCACGACGACCGGGCCCGCGCTGCTGAACGCGGCAGCCGCCGTCGGGCAGGCGTACTCGGACAGCGTGCCGTTGCTCGTCGTCTCGCCCGGGATGCCGCTGCGCCACCCGCGGCTCGCGACCGGTCTGCTGCACGAGATGCGCAGCCAGACCGAGGCGCTGCGCGGCGTGGCCGCGTTCAGTCACCGGGTCTCCTCGGTCACTGAGATCGACGCCGCCGTCGCCCGGGCCTTCACGCTGTTCCGTACACGGCGACCGCGGCCGGTGCATATCGAGGTCCCGCTCGACCTGCTGGAGGCCGTAGAGGAGACCGGTCCCGTTCGCATCACACCGCGCGTCGCGCCCCTGGCACCCGACATCGAAGCCGTACGGAAGGCCGCCGAAGTCCTGAGCCGCGCGCACCGTCCGGCGCTCGTGCTCGGGGGCGGGGCGCGCGGCACGACCGCCTCGTGTCTCGCTCTCGCGGAGGAGCTGGGCGCTCCCGTCGTCACCACGGCCAACGGCAAGGGGATCGTCCCCGAGACGCACCCGCTGTCGCTCGGCGTCTCGCTGCACAGCCCGTCCGTCCAGCGGTGGCTGGCCGAGCGCGACGCCGTACTCGCCGTCGGCACCGAACTCGCCGAGTCCGATCTGTGGTCCCGGCCTCCCGCCCTGAACGGCACGCTGATCCGCGTCGACCTGGACCCTGACCAGATGTACACGGGCCTGCCCGCGGACGTCGCTGTCGTCGGCGACTCACGCGTCTCCCTGGAGGCACTGCTTTCCGAAGTACGCGGGCACGCGCGCGTGGAGGACGTAGTCGGACCGGTGAGCGACCTGCGGGCCGCCCGTGACGCCGAGACCGCCGAACGCGACGCCCGCTGGATCCCGTACCTCCGGGCGATCCGTTCTGTCCTGTCCGACGACGCCGTCATCACCTCGGACAGCTCCCAGTGCTGCTACTACGGAGCGCTGCCGCATCTCCCGCTCGGCCCCGAGGGCCACTATCTTCACCCGACCGGCTTCGGCACGCTCGGCTACGCGCTGCCCGCGGCGATCGGCGCCAAAGTGGCGCGACCGGATCGCCAGGTGATGGCGCTCGGCGGGGACGGTGGCCTCCAGTTCACGGTTCAGGAGCTGGCGACCGCGGCACAGCTCCGACTCCCGCTGCCCGTCGTGGTGTTCGACAACGGCGGCTACGGCGAGATCCGCGACGAGATGGCCGCCCGGGGCGACAGCCCCACCGCGGTCGACCTCGCGCCGGTCGACCTGCCCGCCCTGGCCCGCGCCTACGGAGGGCAGGGCACGCGCGCGCGGGGAGCGGACGAGCTGGCCGCCGCGCTCACCGAGGCACTGCGCACCCCCGGCCCCACTCTGATCGCCATCCCCGAGGAGACCCCATGA
- a CDS encoding Glu/Leu/Phe/Val dehydrogenase dimerization domain-containing protein: MTAPLMTLTWTDHVTGRQGFLVVDRLVRGVSSGGLRMRPGCTLEEVAGLARGMTMKEALHYNPEGRYIPLGGAKGGIDCDPQDPAAYGLLVRYLRAMRPYIESFWTTGEDLGLTQDLVDRAAEEAGLVSSIQAVYPLLDDEATARRRLADAFAVEVDGIGLDELVGGCGVAESVLAALDRAGVAYTGTRVSVQGLGTMGGATARFLARAGLKVVAVADIKGTIANPQGLDVDALLAARDAYGTVDRSALRPDDRELPGEAWLSADAEVLVPAAVSYAIDAVNQRRITARWIVEAANMPVLAEAEELLAGRGVTVLPDVVVNSGTNAWWWWTLFGDIGADADEAFAYTRRSMRALIDQMLARAEADGTTARAAAHAIVSDRLPVIADRFGWYG, from the coding sequence ATGACCGCCCCCCTGATGACGCTCACCTGGACGGACCATGTCACCGGCCGCCAGGGCTTCCTCGTCGTCGACCGGCTCGTGCGCGGCGTCTCCAGCGGCGGTCTGCGGATGCGGCCCGGCTGCACGCTGGAGGAGGTCGCGGGGCTCGCCCGCGGCATGACCATGAAGGAGGCCCTGCACTACAACCCGGAGGGCCGCTACATCCCGCTGGGCGGCGCCAAGGGCGGTATCGACTGCGATCCCCAGGACCCGGCGGCGTACGGCCTTCTGGTGCGCTATCTGCGCGCCATGCGCCCGTACATCGAGAGCTTCTGGACCACGGGTGAGGACCTGGGTCTCACCCAGGACCTGGTCGACCGCGCCGCCGAGGAGGCGGGGCTCGTCTCGTCCATCCAGGCCGTGTACCCGCTGCTCGACGACGAGGCGACGGCACGGCGGCGGCTCGCGGACGCCTTCGCGGTCGAGGTCGACGGCATCGGCCTCGACGAGCTGGTCGGCGGCTGCGGAGTCGCCGAGTCGGTGCTCGCCGCCCTGGACCGGGCCGGGGTGGCGTACACGGGGACGCGCGTCTCCGTGCAGGGCCTCGGCACCATGGGTGGGGCCACGGCGCGCTTCCTCGCGCGCGCGGGGCTCAAGGTCGTGGCCGTCGCCGACATCAAGGGCACCATCGCGAACCCGCAGGGCCTCGACGTCGACGCGCTGCTCGCCGCCCGCGACGCGTACGGGACGGTCGACCGCTCGGCGCTGCGCCCCGACGACCGCGAACTCCCCGGCGAGGCCTGGCTGTCCGCCGATGCGGAGGTGCTGGTGCCCGCGGCGGTCTCCTACGCGATCGACGCAGTGAACCAGCGGCGGATCACCGCCCGCTGGATCGTCGAGGCGGCCAACATGCCCGTCCTGGCGGAGGCGGAGGAGCTGCTCGCCGGGCGCGGGGTCACCGTGCTGCCGGACGTGGTGGTCAACTCCGGGACGAACGCCTGGTGGTGGTGGACGCTGTTCGGCGACATCGGCGCCGACGCGGACGAGGCGTTCGCGTACACGCGGCGCTCCATGCGCGCCCTGATCGACCAGATGCTGGCCCGCGCGGAGGCCGACGGGACGACCGCGCGGGCCGCCGCACATGCCATCGTCAGCGACCGGCTGCCGGTGATCGCGGACCGATTCGGGTGGTACGGATGA
- a CDS encoding TetR/AcrR family transcriptional regulator has translation MARVRLSVAERREELLRAAVEQIEARGVAAVRIADVASTLGVSNALVLYHFSTKEKLVAAAFTYAAEDDLAHLRKLLGRRTTALRRLRAAVRWYAPTGQAKGWRLWIEGWAAALREPALREVTRDLDKQWKAAITEVIAEGVAAGEFHCPDPTGAALRLTALLDGLAVQMTAYAGAVSRARTHEWVDEALARELGLEREALVAAVR, from the coding sequence GTGGCGAGAGTGCGGTTGAGCGTGGCGGAGCGGCGTGAGGAGTTGCTGCGGGCCGCCGTCGAGCAGATCGAGGCGCGGGGCGTGGCGGCAGTGCGGATCGCCGACGTGGCCTCGACGCTCGGGGTGAGCAACGCGCTGGTGCTGTACCACTTCTCGACGAAGGAGAAGCTGGTCGCCGCCGCGTTCACGTACGCGGCCGAGGACGACCTCGCCCATCTGCGCAAGCTGCTCGGCCGCCGTACGACGGCGCTGCGCCGGCTGCGGGCCGCGGTGCGCTGGTACGCGCCGACGGGGCAGGCCAAGGGCTGGCGACTGTGGATCGAGGGATGGGCGGCGGCGCTGCGCGAGCCCGCGCTGCGGGAGGTCACACGCGATCTCGACAAGCAGTGGAAGGCCGCGATCACCGAGGTGATCGCGGAGGGCGTGGCCGCGGGCGAGTTCCACTGCCCGGATCCCACGGGGGCGGCCCTGCGGCTCACGGCGCTGCTGGACGGCCTGGCCGTTCAGATGACCGCGTACGCGGGAGCGGTGTCGCGGGCGCGGACCCACGAGTGGGTGGACGAGGCGCTCGCACGCGAACTGGGGCTTGAGCGGGAGGCTTTGGTGGCGGCGGTGCGCTGA
- a CDS encoding acetate--CoA ligase family protein produces MTDETPLNALFDPCSVAVVGASDNPAKWGYWLAKGALSGRGRRAVHLVNRRGGALDGIPFRPGLAGLPDAPEHVVVAVPAPFVRPVVAEGLAAGARCFTVITSGSDSADEHGLAELVTDGGARLLGPNCMGLVDTTTQLRLSWGEFPVGGVGLVSQSGNLALEIGRLLARAGQGFSRFVSLGNQRDIDAADALESLVAHEPTRVIAAYVEDFRDGRRLARALAAAHAAGKPVLLLTVGRSPASTGAAASHTGALVSPYATVAAVCREAGSLLLESAGELVDTAVCLLSTAASQPVSTAASQQASGAASHRGAETFRVAVVGDSGGQGALAADAFAVRGLAVPELSAGTTDEVAAVLPPGAGCRNPVDLAGAGEADLGSYARVARALLVGGDADAVVLTGYFGDYASANPAQSARECEVAHELADAASESGRALLVHTMARDTPALAVLRRRGIPVYERIEQAATALAGIARLARPSMDPAPTRRASSPVPDGSYETVRDLLSTYGLTFPAARFVTTADEAVDAAQLVGYPLVLKAMGLAHKTEAGGVALGLSDAGALRAAFRRMRAATGAERFAVEAMAAPPYAHELIVGVRRDTAFGPVAMVGLGGITAELLADTALALAPLTTARARALLAELRHAPLLTGWRGAPPVHLEAAAAALCAVARAAAEHPELAELEVNPLLVHPGGAVALDAHAVLL; encoded by the coding sequence ATGACGGATGAAACGCCACTGAACGCCCTCTTCGACCCATGCTCGGTGGCCGTGGTCGGCGCCTCCGACAACCCCGCGAAGTGGGGCTACTGGCTGGCGAAGGGCGCTCTTTCCGGGCGCGGCCGCCGGGCGGTGCATCTGGTGAACCGGCGAGGCGGGGCCCTCGACGGCATACCCTTCCGGCCAGGTCTGGCCGGCCTGCCCGACGCACCCGAGCACGTCGTGGTCGCGGTGCCTGCCCCGTTCGTACGTCCTGTCGTCGCCGAAGGGCTCGCGGCGGGCGCCCGCTGTTTCACGGTGATCACCTCGGGCAGTGACTCCGCCGACGAGCACGGGCTCGCCGAGCTGGTGACCGACGGCGGGGCCCGGCTGCTCGGCCCCAACTGCATGGGCCTCGTCGACACGACCACACAGCTCCGGCTCAGCTGGGGCGAATTCCCGGTGGGCGGCGTCGGTCTGGTCTCGCAGAGCGGGAACCTCGCCCTGGAGATCGGCCGTCTCCTCGCGCGCGCGGGACAGGGATTTTCGCGCTTCGTCTCCCTGGGCAACCAGCGCGACATCGACGCGGCCGACGCCCTGGAGTCCCTGGTCGCCCATGAGCCGACGCGTGTCATCGCCGCCTACGTCGAGGACTTCCGCGACGGCCGCCGCCTCGCCCGCGCCCTCGCCGCGGCCCACGCGGCGGGCAAGCCCGTCCTCCTGCTGACGGTCGGCCGAAGCCCCGCCTCCACGGGTGCCGCAGCCTCCCACACCGGCGCCCTGGTCAGTCCGTACGCCACGGTCGCCGCCGTGTGCCGGGAGGCGGGCTCGTTGCTGCTGGAGTCGGCGGGTGAGCTGGTGGACACGGCGGTGTGTCTGTTGTCGACGGCCGCTTCACAGCCGGTGTCGACGGCCGCTTCACAGCAGGCGTCGGGGGCCGCCTCACACAGGGGCGCAGAAACGTTTCGCGTCGCCGTCGTCGGCGACAGCGGCGGCCAAGGGGCGCTCGCCGCCGACGCGTTCGCCGTGCGGGGACTCGCCGTGCCGGAACTGTCCGCGGGCACGACGGACGAGGTCGCGGCGGTGCTGCCGCCCGGAGCCGGATGCCGCAACCCGGTCGACCTCGCGGGCGCAGGCGAGGCCGATCTCGGCAGCTACGCGCGCGTGGCCCGCGCCCTGCTGGTGGGAGGTGACGCCGACGCCGTCGTACTGACCGGGTACTTCGGGGACTACGCGAGCGCCAACCCGGCGCAGTCCGCGCGTGAGTGCGAGGTCGCTCACGAACTCGCGGACGCCGCGTCCGAGTCGGGCCGCGCCCTCCTCGTGCACACCATGGCCCGCGACACGCCCGCTCTCGCCGTACTGCGCCGCCGTGGCATCCCCGTGTACGAGCGCATCGAACAGGCGGCGACAGCACTCGCCGGGATCGCACGCCTCGCGCGCCCGTCGATGGACCCGGCGCCAACGAGGAGAGCCTCCTCCCCCGTACCCGACGGCTCGTACGAGACCGTCCGTGATCTCCTCTCCACCTACGGACTCACCTTTCCCGCCGCCCGGTTCGTCACGACGGCCGACGAGGCCGTGGACGCCGCGCAGCTCGTCGGATACCCGCTGGTCCTCAAGGCGATGGGTCTGGCCCACAAGACGGAGGCGGGCGGGGTGGCCCTCGGCCTCTCGGACGCGGGGGCGCTGCGCGCCGCGTTCCGGCGGATGCGGGCGGCCACCGGCGCGGAGCGCTTCGCCGTGGAGGCCATGGCGGCGCCTCCGTACGCCCATGAGCTGATCGTCGGCGTGCGCCGGGACACGGCCTTCGGTCCCGTCGCGATGGTGGGGCTCGGCGGGATCACCGCGGAGCTGCTGGCCGACACGGCGCTCGCCCTGGCACCGTTGACCACGGCACGCGCGCGTGCCCTGCTCGCAGAGCTGCGGCACGCACCGCTGCTGACCGGCTGGCGCGGCGCGCCGCCCGTCCATCTGGAGGCCGCGGCGGCCGCCCTGTGCGCGGTGGCCCGAGCCGCCGCCGAGCACCCCGAACTCGCCGAGCTGGAGGTCAATCCGCTGCTCGTGCATCCCGGCGGCGCGGTCGCCCTGGACGCCCACGCAGTCCTGCTGTAG
- a CDS encoding acyl-CoA dehydrogenase family protein — MSDLPTELVPLSAEQHDIVELTRAFAREEIRPRARAVDEADVETPWDLWRKAAKVGITGFMLPEEFGGGGFTDVFTQVLVQEELCVGDLGIGNLLCSNGFFADPVLELGGEEQKREWLTPLTGPDTPMTSLATTEPGAGSDAASIVTTAHRTAGGYRLNGQKSWISNAGEAEQYVVFAKTDPTRRAGGVSAFLLRKGTEGVSFGEPMRKMGQRAIVCREIFFDNAYVPEENRLGAEGEGFHGLMRTFDISRAVLGAAATGVARAAYEYARDYARERRQFGKPIVEHQAVAFRLADMRTRVEQARLMTWRAAKRLDAGLNATAEAAMAKLTASETAAYCTWAAVQTLGGWGYSREFPVEQWMRDAKLEEIEEGTSDIMRLVISRSL; from the coding sequence ATGTCCGACCTCCCCACCGAGCTGGTCCCGCTCAGCGCGGAACAGCACGACATCGTGGAGCTGACGCGTGCGTTCGCGCGGGAGGAGATCCGTCCCCGCGCGCGTGCCGTCGACGAGGCGGATGTCGAGACGCCGTGGGACCTGTGGCGCAAGGCGGCCAAGGTGGGCATCACCGGCTTCATGCTGCCCGAGGAGTTCGGCGGGGGCGGCTTCACCGACGTGTTCACCCAAGTCCTGGTGCAGGAGGAGCTGTGCGTGGGTGACCTCGGCATCGGCAACCTGCTCTGCTCGAACGGCTTCTTCGCCGACCCTGTGCTGGAGCTCGGCGGCGAGGAGCAGAAGCGGGAGTGGCTGACCCCCCTCACGGGCCCCGACACCCCGATGACGTCCCTGGCGACCACCGAGCCCGGCGCGGGCTCCGACGCCGCGTCGATCGTCACCACCGCGCACCGCACCGCCGGCGGCTACCGCCTGAACGGGCAGAAGTCGTGGATCTCGAACGCGGGCGAGGCCGAGCAGTACGTCGTGTTCGCCAAGACCGACCCCACCCGCCGCGCCGGCGGGGTCAGCGCGTTCCTGTTGCGCAAGGGCACCGAAGGCGTCTCCTTCGGGGAGCCGATGCGCAAGATGGGGCAGCGCGCCATCGTCTGCCGGGAGATCTTCTTCGACAACGCGTACGTCCCCGAGGAGAACCGGCTCGGAGCGGAGGGCGAAGGATTCCACGGGCTGATGCGGACCTTCGACATCTCGCGCGCGGTACTGGGCGCCGCCGCGACGGGCGTGGCGCGGGCCGCGTACGAGTACGCGCGCGACTACGCCCGAGAGCGGCGGCAGTTCGGCAAGCCGATCGTCGAGCACCAGGCGGTGGCGTTCCGCCTCGCCGACATGCGGACGCGCGTGGAGCAGGCCCGGCTGATGACCTGGCGGGCCGCGAAGCGCCTGGACGCCGGTCTGAACGCGACCGCGGAGGCGGCGATGGCCAAGCTGACGGCCTCCGAGACCGCCGCGTACTGCACCTGGGCGGCCGTTCAGACGCTCGGCGGCTGGGGCTACTCGAGGGAGTTCCCGGTCGAGCAGTGGATGCGCGACGCCAAGCTGGAGGAGATCGAAGAGGGCACCTCGGACATCATGCGGCTCGTCATCTCGCGGAGCCTGTGA
- a CDS encoding SGNH/GDSL hydrolase family protein: MIGSYVAVGDSFTEGVGDPGPDGAFVGWADRFAVLLADRRPEGDFSYTNLAVRGKLLDQIVEDQLRRAKELAPDLVSFCAGGNDILRPGTDPDEVAERFERAIAELTSAVGAVMVTTGFDTRGVPVLKHLRGKIATYNGHVRAIADRYGCPVLDLWSLKTIQDRRAWDGDRLHLSPEGHTRVALRAGQVLGLDVPADPDQPWPPLPPRGTLEVRRDDIHWAREYLVPWIGRRLRGESSGDHVAAKGALSPDDIKMRIEKVA, from the coding sequence GTGATCGGGTCGTACGTGGCGGTGGGGGACAGCTTCACCGAAGGCGTCGGCGACCCCGGCCCCGACGGGGCCTTCGTCGGTTGGGCCGACCGGTTCGCGGTGCTTCTCGCCGACCGGCGGCCCGAGGGCGACTTCAGCTACACCAATCTCGCCGTACGCGGCAAACTGCTCGACCAGATCGTCGAGGACCAGCTCCGGCGCGCCAAGGAACTCGCACCGGACCTGGTCTCCTTCTGCGCGGGCGGCAACGACATCCTCCGGCCCGGCACCGACCCCGACGAGGTCGCGGAGCGCTTCGAGCGCGCGATCGCCGAACTCACCTCCGCCGTCGGCGCCGTCATGGTGACCACCGGCTTCGACACCCGTGGCGTGCCCGTGCTCAAGCATCTGCGCGGCAAGATCGCCACGTACAACGGACATGTGCGGGCCATCGCGGACCGCTACGGCTGCCCCGTACTCGACCTGTGGTCCCTCAAGACGATCCAGGACCGCCGCGCCTGGGACGGCGACCGCCTGCATCTGTCGCCCGAGGGGCACACCCGGGTCGCGCTCCGGGCCGGCCAGGTCCTCGGCCTCGACGTACCCGCCGATCCCGACCAGCCCTGGCCGCCGCTGCCACCGCGCGGCACGCTCGAGGTGCGGCGCGACGACATCCACTGGGCGCGCGAGTACCTGGTCCCGTGGATCGGGCGGCGGTTGCGCGGAGAGTCGTCCGGGGACCATGTGGCGGCCAAGGGGGCCCTTTCGCCCGACGACATCAAGATGCGGATCGAGAAGGTGGCTTGA